A window of the Miscanthus floridulus cultivar M001 chromosome 14, ASM1932011v1, whole genome shotgun sequence genome harbors these coding sequences:
- the LOC136503861 gene encoding uncharacterized protein — protein sequence MENSGSPAPLGDKTNTTNGGSDAGECKREREKARWLAMSQEKRDERNKKRREAYKRKKGQHLHIETTNDGQDGSNKENMDSNKTYDWLHRNDSLHVINIDDIFNQKVYVGDDDEVITVCSIVNQEMQSQRTDASRKRQLTNEQVMADRVRKRMTYANMAPKQRGQRRRQQRLYNKTPSRKEAMKVTTNRSKEVKKHTLNSESIAMENPLFNPKMVWPTTNSFGPHGPIVSPSDWVIPESTATPICFPQATEETNDDDDGCGDILPGHMTHRQNVPFEQRHALLAHRNIVFERRIGRNTGVANNDDECMTKDHADEEMPLPQSTVTNNDDDEGDIFEDDEEEDEGYLFARQEESDNDVQSDTPKEDVASNPKVPDPYEKVYTPTVEEDPNVLIAEDDGMEVDTEAEPEEEEEVKPFEDDHSDDVFDIDSDHSEVSLSYST from the exons ATGGAAAATAGTGGCTCTCCAGCACCATTGGGTGACAAGACTAACACTACTAATGGAG GAAGTGATGCTGGAGAAtgcaagagagaaagagaaaaggctcgatggCTCGCAATGTCTCAAGAGAAAAGGGACGAAAGAAATAAAAAACGTCGAGAAGCATATAAAAGAAAAAAGGGGCAACACCTACATATTGAAACTACCAATG ATGGTCAGGATGGATCAAACAAGGAAAATATGGATTCTAATAAAACATATGATTGGTTGCATAGGAATGATTCACTCCATGTAATTAATATTGATGATATATTCAATCAGAAGGTA TATGTAGGTGATGACGATGAAGTAATTACTGTTTGTAGCATTGTTAATCAAGAAATGCAGTCACAACGCACTGATGCTTCACGTAAGAGACAGTTAACAAATGAGCAAGTCATGGCTGATCGTGTAAGGAAGAGGATGACATATGCAAACATGGCACCTAAGCAACGGGGACAAAGGCGCAGACAACAGAGGCTTTACAATAAAACTCCATCTCGTAAAGAGGCAATGAAAGTGACTACAAACCGCTCTAAGGAGGTGAAGAAACACACCTTAAACAGTGAGTCCATCGCAATGGAGAATCCACTCtttaatccaaagatggtgtggCCCACTACAAACTCATTTGGGCCTCATGGACCCATAGTAAGCCCCAGCGATTGGGTTATCCCAGAATCCACCGCAACACCTATTTGCTTCCCACAAGCTACTGAGGAgacaaatgatgatgatgatggatgtGGTGATATACTGCCTGGTCATATGACACATAGACAAAATGTTCCATTTGAGCAAAGACATGCATTGTTAGCCCATCGTAACATTGTGTTTGAGCGCCGCATCGGTCGAAACACGGGAGTAgctaacaatgatgatgaatGCATGACTAAAGACCATGCGGATGAAGAAATGCCCTTACCTCAGTCAACCGTTACCAACAACG ATGATGATGAGGGCGATATATTtgaagatgatgaggaagaggatgagggatACCTGTTTGCTAGGCAAG AGGAATCAGATAATGATGTCCAAAGTGATACTCCTAAGGAAGACGTAGCTTCTAACCCTAAAGTACCTGACCCATATGAAAAGGTGTATA ctccaacagtggaagaagatcccaatgtgttgattgctgaggatgatggcatggaggtggacaccgaggctgagcctgaggaggaggaggaggtcaagCCCTTTGAGGATGACCACAGTGATGATGTGTTCGACATTGACAGCGACCACTCTGAGGTGTCGCTTAGCTATAGTACCTAG